Below is a window of Drosophila miranda strain MSH22 chromosome 3, D.miranda_PacBio2.1, whole genome shotgun sequence DNA.
CTTTTTCTGGAAGCACGCATTGGTACACAAGACATCTATTTGTATGGTTAAGCAAAGAAATTGATCTATTTTCAAGTTTTTTCGAGTGAAAACCCAGCACTTAAGTACCAGTCCCGCTTCCATCAAACAAAtgccaaaagaaataaaaaccgAAATATAATTGTTTGTTGAGGATTTTTGTGCTATATACtcgcacatatgtacatacacatatatgcCTCCGCCCCCCCACTTATCCCCCGCTACATCCGTTTgttggttttctgtttttgtgtgttttttgagCCGAGATTTTATGCGAATTTTATTACTTTTCAGTTTCAGTTAGGGCTTTGGATGCCACCGAAAGTTGTGGCCAGGCCTTTTGGGGTCGGGGCATTCGAATGCTCCGCTAAAACCAACAATACAATACGTTTCCCCGTACGTATGTGCGAATGAAAATggaaataaatttccatttggcaCAAGCTTTTATGCCGCAATGTATGCTACATCCCCCACCCTCTCGATCTGCTCTTCTTCCAGGCTACAGCGCTGCGATTGCCCCCACGCCACCCACGACCACCACCACGACCATCTCGCCCTCGAATCTGCTGCCCTACTTCGACTTTGACGTGCCGCGCAACTTGACCGTAACCGTCGGCCAAACCGGCTTCCTACACTGCCGCGTGGAGCGGCTGGGTGATAAGGACGTAAGTATActtcaacaaaaaataatcTAGAACGCAAATATATTggtaaaatttatttttttgtttttctttttatatttttaaaaagaTTGAAAACAAGTTTGATGGaaatttatacatatatgcaatGTTTACATCAAGTTAAACCAAATCGCATTTTTCCCTGATTTAGAATTAAGCAGAGGGAACATATGATTCCTAGAACCAATTCTCAATATTTTCTTTGAGTGTTTTGTAGCCCTTTAAACGAAATAGGCAATCGATATTTGAATGTTGCGGGGGCCTTAGAGTGGCTAATTCCCTGGTGTATTCACCGATATTCTGAATTTCACCATGATGGAAATCTTAAATTTTTGAAAATTGCCAGTTACTGAATCCTAAGCCTCGATCTCTCTATTTCTCCCAATAACTTTTCCATAGAAAGATAGAGAGATAAAACGGACGATGTGGTTTGGAAATAGCTAATATAGTGGTCTTTAGGTGAAAAGGAAATAGACGGAGTGCAGGAATAGTATCGTGTCGCGGGAGGTTCCAATGAATAGTACGGAGATCCAATTATTGTAGTTTAATAATAATTCAaagtaaaattttaaaaaGTTAACTTACAATTTAAAGATTTTTTATCATTTCAATAGAGAGACAAACGCGGAGACCTACGGCAAGCGCATGAGCCAATAATAAaggaaagaaaaagaaaaaagagcATATGGAAACTGAGCCAGATACTCTTAAATGAAAATTCCGCTTGGGATTTGCAGGCACTCAATCATTCGGACCGTGATTGCCTAAGCATTGGGGTCCACAGGCAAATGATTGAAGGGCGCTGTGGGTGGTTAACCCTTCAGAACGAGCAGTAACGATGCCAGGGCCTAATATGTCAACATGGCCAGCACGTTAGGTGGGCGTCCGGCTCGTCCCCTGTTTAGCCCGGCTTAGCCCCTGGCCAGGCCATCCCATCCAGTCCCAGCCGCCGGCTCACAGTGGTCCAAAGTGGTGACAGTGCGTCGAATCATTCAAAATTCAAACACCGAACGGAGGTTCCCTTGACTCCATCCGGCCCTTGAACCAGTGTGCATTAGCAACCAGGACTCGTGCTGTTATTAGATGACGGCAGAGGTATAGAGAGGCAGATACGGAGGTGGAAGGAGAGAGGCTTAGACTAAATTACTGGGCGATTTGGAGGCTGCACTCGAGGGGGGAGAAAAATTGCCAAACAAGACAGGCGACAACTGAGCAACGTCCTGTGGGTGTTGCCCCGTCACAGGCGTAGGCGTGGTCCTGGCCTTAACGAGTTTCCCCCCAtgaacacacatacacacacataccccGGCTAAAGGAAAATGACTAATTTATGAGCCATCAATCACGTGACTGCCTCTGCTATCAGGCATTTTGTGGCAGCCTCTACTGCCTCATGCCTCGTGCTGGTATCAGCTTTAATTTCCTCGCTTTGGGGGGCTGGTGAAGGAAGAGGTGAGACAGGAAGCGGAAGTTGTGCGGCTCGAAGGAAGCCGGCAAAGGCAAAGTGCAGGCACCGACACGCACCACGCACCACGCACCACGCACCACGCACCACGCACCACGTACCAAGCACCTTACAGCCACGAACAGAAACCGGAAGAGGAACTAGAACAGCAGCATCACCAGCTCCCGACTTAATTGAAGTCTGCTCGTTGGGAAAGTTCATTAAAAGCATTGAAACTACATTAAACAAATGACACGCATACACCGCCTTGCCACTTGCTCCTTTTCAGTGTCCGTCTATCTCTATGGCTCTTGTCATTGCCCTTTTAGTTGCCGGCGCCTTCCGGTGGCTGCCCAGGATGATGATGCTCTTGGCTGTGCTGCTGCGCggccttgctctcgctctcccgGGCACTGGCGTCGGCAATCGATTCCACTGTGGCTGCAATGGCGGCCGCCAGCATAGCGCTCTCCATACGCTTGCCCCACTGACGGCCGGGACTGCTCTCAAGCCCCTCCTCGCTGGAGGTTGTTGGCACAGAGGTCACTGCCGTGGTCGGCGCCAGCTTTTGCTGATCGTAGTGGGTGATCATGGAGGCGGAGAGCGAGCCGGCGTCCATCGCCAAGTGTCGCAGGCGACTCGGATTCGGAAAGGGACGCCGGTTCTCCAGAATCAACTTGATGTCTCTGGCTGACTGCCACCAGCTGGAGGAAATAGGAGGATATGTATGGAGTCGTTCTTGGGGTTACGGATTTCCTTACCGATACCAAGGCGTCACTTGGGACTTGACCAGCATAAAAATATTGGCAAAGTAAACGGTTACCTGTGGAAGGCAGAGGCCGATTAGAGGCTAAGAATAGTACCTGGAAGAATCACTCTTACCGTCATGAACAGAAAGAACAGCATCCAGGACTTTGTCCAGAGCTTGCTCATAGCCCAGGACTGGTTGTTCATGGCATAGTACTGGATGCCTACCAGCAGGGTGCCGATGATCCCAAAGGCCACCAAAGTGAGCAGCGAGAACATCTGGCAGTCCTCCTGCAGGGCCCGGCGGCTCATGGCccgcgaataccaaattcgcagCGACTGCAGACAGGAGTACCTACATCAAGAGGGAAAATGCACAATCACAATCAAAAACAGAATCAGAATCGGAATCAGAGTCCCAGTAAACCACTGACAAAGACAGGCCTTGCAATTAGCAGGAGGGAAAAGGAAAAGCCGACTCAGCGGCAGCTCAGCTGATTAAAACGCTTCGGAGCTGTGAGCCGAGTGCGTCTTTgatctcctgctgctgctgctccttccaCTTACCGCAGTGTCTGCTCCGTGTTGTACTGGAACTGGCAGAGTTCACATAACGTGCAGTGCGAGGTGCTAATCCAGCGCTCCAGGCATTGCACATGGACATATGTCAGGGAGCCCTTGCACAAACAGGGCGACACCAGTCTGCAAACAAATCGGAATGAAAACATCAGCAGTGTGTGCGGCAGTTTACTCGTAGAGAAGCAAGAACAGGAAGTGGGCGGACGAgtgtgggtgggtgtgggtgtggggtTGTGTAAACAGCGCCAACAATGAAAAATCAGGGGATTAAAAGACGGCGAAccagagaaagagacagagaaagagagaggcagGAATCGCGAAAAAAGGAGCCAAGGGGGAGGAAGGGCTACGTGCAGtgttaattttaataattaaaataaatttacaTTTGCTCGTTGGTCGTTCGCTAAATGCATTAAATGTCATGCAATTAATTTTTTGCACAATTTGCGGCTGCTCAAACGCAATTAAATGGAAGTGGATTTACCCTGGATATGCACAGCGGAAGCAGGGTATTCAAGGTACACCATTATCTCGATAAATATCGTTTTGACAGATACTCCCCCGTTAACCCATTTGGAGTATACctacgaaaaaaaaaaaccaacaaataTCCCCCAAATGACAGAGCCCTACAGGGTGAGCCCCTTTATCTCTGTCCTGGCACACGTCGTTGatagataaataaatagataGGCCTTTATAACCAAGGGCTACTCACTGTTCGGGATTATCGGCGTTATGACAAATACGACAGACGAGCGAGCCCAGCGAGGACATTGACTCACTGGAGGCAGACACTTCGTTGTCGAGGTTGTTGCACTGTGTGGCCTCGTCGACAACGTGACGCAATGTGGCAAACGGTTCCGCAATCGTGGACATGGGTGTGCCGTAGGCCGAGCTGGTAGCGGCTGCCAGGGCAGCCTCGGTGCTGGCCAAGAGACGGCCAACGCTCTCATGTGGCACCCGCTGGAACTGGACACGTGGCTTGAAGCCCAGCGACATGGAGCAGTCAGTTTCCGGCTCCCGTGGCAGCTCAACATCCTTTTGAAAATCTTTTCCGAATTCATTTTCGCCCTCGATTTTCGCATCCTTGTCCGCAACGCTTGGTTCCATAAGCTCCTGCCTGGCACTGATGCGGCTCCCCACAATGATCATGCCCGGTGGCGTATCATCGGCACTGCTCGAGGACAGTGCACCCTCGAGCTCCTGCTCTAGGGTTGTGTCCTGTTTGAGGTCACCAGCAGTAACGGTGGTCTCTACTGTAGAGAGAGGGAACGGATACCTGAAATAGTATCTCATCTCAGACAGTACCCAACGCTCACACTCACCAATCTTCTCGCACTCCATTACTCTTTAGAAAATCCTTTGGGTAGTTTGTTCCAAAAATAATTATACCAAAAATTTTAACACATTGTCTGTTTAAAATTGAGAATGCTTTAGCTATCGTTTCTATGTTTTTGCTATGAGATAAATTCAGCTTTTGAAGTGTAGCTCACGGAATGCTTCCTGATTCCAGGAAATACTTACCGAAAGTCATTTACAACTGGAGGGGGTTTTACTCCATATCGATCCACGCTCGTGCCAGAATCAACAGTATATGGTATAGTATATAGCTGCATCCGTTTTTCGGACGGTCCCTAATGGAGGCAGTTATGCATGCGCTGGCTGAAAAACAAACTTGTCCTCGGGCTAAGTCGCAAACATTAATTGTAATTGACAGACTGGAACCGCGCCCTGTCAGTGCCCCCGAAGACATGCCTTCCCATTGCCCGCACTGGCACCCAGCTCTGAGTCCTGTACCATCCTCCGTTCTCTAGGACAGGGCTGCATCCATAAACTCAAAATTGAAAGTGTAACAGTTACGGCAAATAACTTTGCCGGCGCTTGGCTTCCATTATGCGCCACTCCGCTCCAAGGCGGAGTGTAATTTATGCCCGTGCCGTTAGTTCGTTAGCCCGGGCCCCCTCCAACACCCGATCACCACCCTTTTGGCTGTGTGGGAGGTAGTCTGATATTACCATATCAACTGGCACTCCACCTCCCGCCTCCGTGTTTGGCCCTCGCTGGTTTGCATTTTTCGCCTTTTTTTTAGCTGCCCTTGCTGGAAGCCGCGCGGAATCCGCTTGTTCAACTTGACTTCACAGGATTGTCCATTCACTGTTGATTTATTACGCACCGAGTGCCGCCAACATTTTCATAAACGCTTCATGGCGCTACATCAGCGAACATGAGCACGAGCAATTTACTCTTGTaataccaacaacaacaaaaacagcagaaaaacaacaaagaaaagcGTATATTAAACAAAGTTTTAGGCCTTCTGGAAAGGCAGTGAACCCTTTTTAATGCCAGTATACGGAAGACAACCTTCATACCCCATCGAAACAACACAAAGCCTGAAAGGAAAAAACGAGTCAAAATCTGTTCACAACTCTGTTTACAAACTGCTCCAAAAAAGTTGCCATTGAAGTCTTCATCTGGCAACTGTCGCTGTCGCCCCTGGCGGAAGGGAAGAATTTAATTTGTACGAGTATCGAGTTCATTAAGTGGATGCGAAGTAATTTGCCAATTGGAATCCTTTTCATGAGAACCGCATGGGAATCGAGTCGATTTTCCGTTCATTCtcgcaccatttcctaagctCGGACAAAGCCAGTGGCTGGCTGGGCTGTAACAAACTAACAACTGCAACTGTAACAGCAACTGCAAGTGCAACTATTTTTTGGCTCTGTCAAGTGGGGTTGGGTCTAACGTCCTTTGGCTAGAGACGCAGAAAATGCGTCAGCGAAGTTTTTAATGTATTTTCGCCAAGTTTTCCACACGCTCGCCCAAGCCATCACACAGACATACAAACAGCGGAAACTTCTTTCATTTTCCAGTGCTGTTAGATgacagaaaaacaaaaagaaagtAAGAGTCAGAGTTAGGAGGCAGGAAGCAGGAGGCACGCAAAGCGAAAGTTTTTGGCCGCACAGCGCTCAGCCACAACGAACACAAAGTGTTAAATAATATAAAACTATGCTTGTGGTATTTATTTAAACCTAAAGACATTACGGAAATTATACCCAGAGCAAAGTTTCCCTCCACTCACGGGAATTCAGCAACTCGGAGATTGGGGATCCAGCTTGACAGGGGATCTGGCTTTACCTGAGCAGGGCTTTAGCCGTCTCTCGTCTGGGGTTGGAAAACTTTTCACTTTTGATTTCTGCAGATTCCAGCGGCAAAATG
It encodes the following:
- the LOC108160625 gene encoding E3 ubiquitin-protein ligase MARCH4; translated protein: MECEKIVETTVTAGDLKQDTTLEQELEGALSSSSADDTPPGMIIVGSRISARQELMEPSVADKDAKIEGENEFGKDFQKDVELPREPETDCSMSLGFKPRVQFQRVPHESVGRLLASTEAALAAATSSAYGTPMSTIAEPFATLRHVVDEATQCNNLDNEVSASSESMSSLGSLVCRICHNADNPEQLVSPCLCKGSLTYVHVQCLERWISTSHCTLCELCQFQYNTEQTLRYSCLQSLRIWYSRAMSRRALQEDCQMFSLLTLVAFGIIGTLLVGIQYYAMNNQSWAMSKLWTKSWMLFFLFMTVTVYFANIFMLVKSQVTPWYRWWQSARDIKLILENRRPFPNPSRLRHLAMDAGSLSASMITHYDQQKLAPTTAVTSVPTTSSEEGLESSPGRQWGKRMESAMLAAAIAATVESIADASARESESKAAQQHSQEHHHPGQPPEGAGN